AGATATACACATAGAGCACAAACTTAGGACTTCAAGGCAGTGGGTTTTGGATCACATGACCAGTGCTGTCCAATTTGCTAAAAAAGAAGGCGTCTATGTATCTGTAAATGCAGAAGATGCATCAAGGACAGATATAGATTTTCTCATAGAATTTGCAAAATGTGCAAAAGAGGCCGGTGCAGATAGACTAAGATTTTGCGATACTGTAGGCATATTGGATCCATTTACGACATACGACATAATAAAAAGGATAAAAGAATCTATCGATATAGATATTGAAATGCACACCCACAACGATTTTGGGATGGCGACGGCAAATGCTCTTGCTGGTTTTAAAGCCGGGGCTGATTTTATAGGTGTTACGGTAAATGGACTTGGAGAAAGAGCCGGAAATGCAGCATTAGAGGAAGTTGTAATGGCTCTAAAGCATGTGTATAAGTATGATATCGGAATAGATACGAAGAAATTTAGAGAATTATCTGAGTACGTATCTACCGCTTCAGGTAGACCGCTTCCATCGTGGAAAGCAATTGTGGGTACCAATGTTTTTGCACATGAATCTGGAATTCACGTTGATGGTGCATTGAAAGATCCGCATACTTACGAGATTTTTGATCCAGATGAAGTAGGTCTTGAGAGACAGATAGTGATAGGTAAACATTCAGGTACGGCTGCACTTATAAATAAATTTAAAGAATACGGCAGGACATTGCCTGAAAATGAAGCAAAAGATCTCTTACCATATGTGAGAAGTTTGTCAATTCAGCTTAAGAGGCCGCTTTTTGATAAAGAATTGATATATCTGTATGAAGAGCATATATCTAAGATAAAGGCAATTTAGCGTAAAGGGGGATGGCAAGTGAATTTAACGCAGAAAATATTGAAAAAACATTTAGTAGATGGTGAACTTATAAAAGGTCATGAAATAGCTATTAAAATAGATCAGACGCTGACACAGGACTCTACAGGCACAATGGCTTATTTGGAGCTGGAAGCTTTAGGAGTTGACAAAGTCAAGACAGAGCTTTCTGTCGCATACGTTGACCACAATATGCTGCAGGAAGGCTTTGAGAATGCAGATGATCATAAGTACATTCAGACTGTTGCTGCAAAACACGGAAT
The nucleotide sequence above comes from Thermoanaerobacterium sp. CMT5567-10. Encoded proteins:
- the nifV gene encoding homocitrate synthase, which encodes MKFKKEDGKLYLVDTTLRDGEQTAGVVFANSEKIRIAKMLDEIGVNQLEVGIPTMGGDEKETIAKIAKLGLNASIMAWNRAVIDDVKESLECGVDAVAISISTSDIHIEHKLRTSRQWVLDHMTSAVQFAKKEGVYVSVNAEDASRTDIDFLIEFAKCAKEAGADRLRFCDTVGILDPFTTYDIIKRIKESIDIDIEMHTHNDFGMATANALAGFKAGADFIGVTVNGLGERAGNAALEEVVMALKHVYKYDIGIDTKKFRELSEYVSTASGRPLPSWKAIVGTNVFAHESGIHVDGALKDPHTYEIFDPDEVGLERQIVIGKHSGTAALINKFKEYGRTLPENEAKDLLPYVRSLSIQLKRPLFDKELIYLYEEHISKIKAI